The Filimonas lacunae genomic sequence CCATTCCATATTTGCTTCTCTGCAAAAGACCAACAGAATTGTTTTTGTAGACGAAGACGTTCCGGGTGGAGCTGCAGCCTATATGTTCAATAAAGTAATGGAAGAACAAGGAGGTTACAAATGGTTGGATGTTGCCCCCAGAACTATAACAGGACAGGCACATCGACCAGCCTATGGTAGTGATGGAGATTACTTCAGCAAGCCTAATGTGGAAGATGTGATTGAGGTAATACAGGATATGATGGCTGAATAATAGCCGGATTCAAATGATAAAAAAGCCGGAACGCTCAATGCTTCCGGCTTTTTGTTATATATTCTTTGTTGGTGTTGCTAGTTGGCATCCATGGTCATAATATCTCTATCAAACAAATACAAACCACTTTTGTCATCTCCAATCATTTCTAACTTGTCATTACACTCCCTGGCCAGCCTTTCTTCTTCTATCTGCTCATTTACATACCACTGTAAAAAGTTATGCGTAGCATAATCTTTTTCTTTTAAACACAAATCCACCAGGTCGTTAATACTGCTGCTCACTTTCAGCTCGTGATCCATTAATTGCTCAAATGCCTTTTTCAAAGAAACAAAGGTCAGAACGGGTTGTGCTAATGCCGGGATTACCGCAAAACCACCACGTTCATTGATATAGTGAATCAATTTAAGCATGTGCATTCTTTCTTCTTCACTATGGCGAAAGAAGAACTGTGTAACCCCTTTTAGGCCTGGTTGAATTTCAGCCCAGCTTGCCATTGCCAGGTAAGCCTGAGAAGATTGGGCTTCCATA encodes the following:
- a CDS encoding ferritin yields the protein MLSKTVQEALNDQVFMEAQSSQAYLAMASWAEIQPGLKGVTQFFFRHSEEERMHMLKLIHYINERGGFAVIPALAQPVLTFVSLKKAFEQLMDHELKVSSSINDLVDLCLKEKDYATHNFLQWYVNEQIEEERLARECNDKLEMIGDDKSGLYLFDRDIMTMDAN